Proteins from one Brevibacillus humidisoli genomic window:
- a CDS encoding NAD(P)/FAD-dependent oxidoreductase — translation MFYDTIIIGGGIGGLQAAIQLGRSLRRVVVIDRQTGRSVAAKNYRNILGFPDGISGPGLRDLGIEQAQRVGVELAYGEVASLVREAEDRFLATLQDGRQYQAHTVLIATGMTDAVPDIPGLVDCLGESIYICPDCDGYEVKHQNTLVIGTGDELIHMSERLRYFTQRQTLVLWGEPAPDDALRDKLERSGFPWHAESIRQIEQVGGQLQAVVLASGKRIIAHKAFVAFSGSQVNNELIKPLQASMLPNGHVLVDARTKETSCRNVWAVGDVAAHSQMVAIAMGDGTQAAVWIHKRLLEQKREAVSLA, via the coding sequence ATGTTCTACGATACGATCATAATTGGTGGGGGAATCGGCGGGTTGCAAGCGGCTATCCAACTTGGACGCAGTCTCCGCCGTGTCGTTGTGATCGACAGACAGACGGGCCGATCGGTTGCAGCCAAAAACTATCGCAACATTCTTGGCTTTCCTGACGGTATAAGCGGTCCCGGTCTGCGTGATTTGGGCATTGAGCAGGCGCAAAGGGTAGGAGTGGAACTAGCGTATGGAGAGGTGGCCTCTCTCGTCCGGGAAGCAGAGGATAGATTTCTGGCAACGCTTCAGGACGGACGCCAGTACCAGGCGCATACCGTTTTGATCGCAACCGGCATGACGGATGCTGTACCAGATATCCCCGGATTGGTTGACTGCCTGGGAGAGAGCATCTACATCTGCCCGGATTGCGATGGTTATGAAGTAAAACATCAGAACACACTGGTTATCGGTACAGGAGACGAATTGATCCACATGTCAGAACGGCTTCGTTATTTTACGCAGCGACAAACGTTGGTTCTCTGGGGAGAACCTGCGCCAGATGATGCGCTGCGCGACAAGCTGGAACGCTCCGGTTTTCCTTGGCATGCAGAGAGCATCCGGCAGATCGAACAGGTGGGCGGACAACTTCAGGCTGTGGTTCTTGCCTCGGGAAAGCGGATTATAGCCCATAAAGCATTTGTTGCTTTTAGTGGGAGCCAGGTGAACAATGAGCTGATAAAACCTCTGCAAGCATCGATGTTGCCCAACGGACATGTCCTGGTCGACGCTCGTACCAAAGAAACGAGTTGTCGTAATGTCTGGGCGGTTGGTGATGTAGCGGCTCACTCCCAGATGGTTGCCATCGCTATGGGAGATGGGACGCAAGCAGCGGTCTGGATTCACAAACGCCTGCTGGAACAGAAGCGAGAAGCAGTATCTCTCGCGTAA
- a CDS encoding LysM peptidoglycan-binding domain-containing protein, translating into MGPSDDRSSTREKSVQTGTDSQQLSAAGSHPTEQVENQENFPSAAANPQVEGSSVNQLPTKSTPAPNVVKHTVQKGDTLFKLSRHYYGNNQGWKRIARYNGLDPDDSLPIGKVLSIPSPTRS; encoded by the coding sequence TTGGGTCCATCCGATGATCGCTCCTCGACCCGAGAAAAATCTGTACAGACGGGGACCGACTCACAACAGCTGTCAGCCGCAGGGAGTCACCCGACAGAACAAGTGGAAAATCAAGAAAATTTTCCATCTGCGGCAGCGAATCCGCAGGTGGAGGGCAGCTCAGTCAACCAACTACCGACCAAGTCGACCCCCGCACCCAACGTCGTGAAGCATACGGTGCAGAAGGGGGATACCTTGTTTAAACTGTCCCGCCATTATTACGGGAACAATCAAGGCTGGAAGCGAATTGCCCGATACAATGGTCTGGATCCTGATGATTCCCTGCCGATTGGCAAGGTTTTGTCCATCCCATCACCCACCCGTTCATGA
- a CDS encoding helix-turn-helix domain-containing protein, which translates to MKQLSEREFDVLATVVLGGLLPLMGERTPQSLYYILVGRKANQTIQDVHHYRLHPYYRLIPSFLKENWQDFVTYFLRMGWMSLKKTGSRSRQFTFEITSDGREQWLSGRQRYQLERWLKPLNGIAYAERVDTFWMRLHLLIQTISHLRYRQPSFYPVVQRRQIQAWVKRQLHHPQTREHLSSSQLYHELLAVLASYDVTLQRLFADQLSGVTQVGYTQEQIAYHMDEPLLLVQIKMKYLLTRIYREVLENEEGRYPLLSRLATIESGRDPRLSASAAETFRLLQKGVNMEGIVRRRGLKQGTVEDHLVEIALHCPEWDVTPYLSQEQKQLILMTSRQAGTKRLRVIKELLGESCSYLQIRLALAQEGGE; encoded by the coding sequence ATGAAACAACTGTCTGAACGTGAGTTTGATGTTCTGGCTACGGTGGTGCTGGGCGGTCTTCTACCGCTGATGGGGGAACGTACACCCCAGTCGCTTTACTATATACTGGTTGGCCGAAAAGCAAACCAAACCATTCAGGATGTTCATCATTATCGACTTCATCCCTATTATCGGCTGATTCCAAGTTTTTTGAAAGAGAACTGGCAAGATTTTGTTACATATTTTTTAAGAATGGGTTGGATGTCGTTAAAAAAGACAGGCAGTCGAAGTCGCCAGTTCACGTTTGAGATTACTTCAGACGGACGCGAACAGTGGCTTTCAGGCAGGCAGCGCTACCAGCTTGAGCGCTGGTTGAAGCCGCTGAATGGCATCGCTTACGCCGAGAGGGTGGATACATTTTGGATGCGGCTGCACTTGCTGATCCAGACGATCTCTCACTTGCGCTATCGACAGCCTTCGTTTTACCCGGTAGTGCAGCGCCGGCAGATTCAAGCGTGGGTGAAACGTCAATTGCATCATCCCCAGACGAGAGAACACTTGTCGTCCAGCCAGCTATACCATGAACTGCTCGCCGTGCTTGCCTCCTACGACGTAACTCTGCAGCGTCTCTTTGCAGACCAGTTGTCGGGTGTGACACAGGTGGGCTATACACAGGAGCAGATCGCCTATCATATGGACGAACCGCTGCTGTTGGTTCAGATCAAGATGAAGTACCTTTTGACCAGGATCTACCGGGAAGTGCTGGAGAATGAGGAAGGGCGATATCCCCTGCTGTCCAGGCTCGCTACGATCGAATCGGGACGAGACCCGCGGCTCTCTGCAAGTGCAGCGGAGACCTTTCGGCTGCTGCAAAAAGGGGTAAATATGGAGGGGATTGTTAGGCGGCGCGGCCTCAAGCAGGGAACGGTGGAGGATCATCTGGTTGAGATCGCCTTGCACTGTCCGGAGTGGGATGTGACGCCGTACCTCTCCCAAGAGCAAAAACAATTGATCCTAATGACGAGCAGACAGGCAGGCACCAAAAGACTACGCGTGATCAAGGAATTGCTGGGTGAAAGCTGTTCCTACCTGCAGATTCGACTGGCGTTGGCACAGGAGGGGGGAGAGTAG
- a CDS encoding pyridoxal-phosphate-dependent aminotransferase family protein, with product MFPDKQILRIPGPTPIPPRIQQAMNRPMVGHRSGQFSALLADTAKRLKPLFGTEQDVYILTGSGTSALEMGVVNTVQPGEEAAVLVSGAFGDRFAKICERYGIIVHRLEVAWGDAVTPEALDTFLDKHPGVKAVFATYCETSTGVLNPIRELTQVIRNKTEALFIVDAVSCLGAVPCEMDEWGIDILVTGSQKALMLPTGLAFLAASERAWQVIENMKPLAFYLDLKAYRKSLADKTTPYTPAVSLVYGLAEACSMIEEEGLSNVIERHERMRDMTRAAMRALGLPLMTEDAYASPTVTSIDPQGRFDAEELRKVLRTQHNLVVAGGQQHLKGKIFRIGHMGYCEPLDVITVVAAIEMALRQIGYDVPLGAGVKAAQEVMINHV from the coding sequence ATGTTTCCAGACAAACAAATTTTGCGAATTCCGGGTCCAACCCCCATCCCGCCTCGTATTCAACAGGCGATGAACCGTCCGATGGTCGGACATCGCAGCGGTCAATTCTCCGCCCTGTTGGCAGATACGGCGAAACGACTGAAGCCCTTGTTCGGCACAGAGCAAGATGTCTACATCCTGACCGGAAGCGGCACCAGCGCCTTGGAAATGGGTGTAGTCAATACCGTGCAACCCGGCGAAGAAGCTGCCGTACTAGTCAGCGGTGCTTTCGGAGACAGGTTCGCCAAAATCTGCGAACGGTATGGCATCATTGTTCATCGCCTGGAGGTCGCTTGGGGTGATGCGGTTACTCCGGAGGCACTTGACACGTTCCTGGACAAACACCCGGGGGTCAAGGCAGTATTTGCCACATACTGCGAAACGTCTACCGGCGTCCTCAATCCGATACGTGAACTGACGCAGGTGATCCGCAATAAAACAGAAGCGTTGTTTATCGTTGACGCTGTCAGCTGCCTGGGAGCCGTCCCTTGTGAGATGGACGAATGGGGTATTGACATCCTCGTCACCGGCTCCCAGAAAGCCCTGATGCTCCCAACCGGACTCGCTTTCCTGGCAGCCAGTGAGAGAGCCTGGCAGGTTATCGAAAACATGAAGCCGCTCGCCTTTTATCTGGATCTGAAGGCTTACCGCAAAAGTCTGGCTGACAAAACCACGCCGTACACGCCAGCCGTCTCACTCGTGTACGGGCTTGCCGAAGCTTGCTCGATGATTGAAGAAGAAGGCTTGTCCAACGTTATCGAGCGACATGAGCGGATGCGGGACATGACCCGTGCAGCCATGCGTGCACTGGGGCTTCCATTGATGACTGAAGATGCTTACGCCTCCCCTACCGTCACCTCGATCGATCCGCAGGGCAGATTTGATGCGGAGGAACTGCGCAAGGTGCTTCGCACCCAACACAACCTGGTCGTGGCCGGCGGACAGCAGCATTTGAAGGGGAAAATCTTCCGAATCGGACACATGGGGTATTGCGAGCCTTTGGATGTAATCACGGTTGTTGCAGCCATTGAGATGGCTCTTCGTCAGATTGGATACGACGTGCCACTCGGTGCAGGCGTAAAAGCTGCTCAGGAGGTAATGATCAACCATGTATAA
- a CDS encoding inorganic diphosphatase — MSFSNKVVDAFIEIPTGSQNKYEYDKEAGVFRLDRVLFSPMHYPTEYGYLDQTLALDGDPLDILVLTTFPTFPGCVIKSRVIGVLVMSDDKGQDEKLLGVPVDDPRFDGVQSIDDVSPHVLKEISHFFERYKDLENKETKIEGWQGPEQAAKLIDECLARYQENK, encoded by the coding sequence ATGTCGTTTTCCAACAAAGTAGTTGATGCGTTTATTGAGATCCCTACCGGGAGCCAAAACAAGTACGAGTACGACAAGGAAGCCGGTGTTTTCCGTCTGGATCGAGTGCTCTTCTCCCCTATGCACTATCCCACGGAATACGGTTATCTTGATCAAACCTTGGCCTTGGACGGCGACCCGTTGGACATTCTCGTACTAACCACGTTCCCGACGTTCCCCGGCTGCGTGATTAAAAGCCGTGTGATTGGTGTACTGGTCATGTCCGATGACAAAGGACAAGATGAGAAACTGCTCGGCGTACCGGTAGACGATCCCCGTTTCGACGGTGTGCAGTCGATCGATGATGTCTCCCCGCACGTATTGAAAGAGATTTCCCATTTCTTCGAGCGGTACAAAGACCTGGAGAACAAAGAAACCAAAATCGAAGGATGGCAAGGTCCAGAACAAGCGGCCAAGTTAATTGACGAATGCCTGGCCCGCTATCAGGAGAACAAGTAA
- a CDS encoding ferredoxin has product MTTWVDKETCIACGACGATAPDVFDYDDEGIAYNKIDDNTNTAEIPDILFDDVRDAADGCPTDSIKVEE; this is encoded by the coding sequence ATGACAACATGGGTAGATAAAGAAACCTGTATTGCCTGTGGAGCTTGCGGCGCAACGGCTCCTGACGTATTTGATTACGACGATGAAGGCATTGCCTACAACAAGATTGATGACAACACCAATACAGCGGAAATCCCGGATATCCTCTTCGATGACGTCCGTGACGCCGCTGATGGCTGTCCAACTGATTCGATTAAAGTAGAGGAATAA
- a CDS encoding CPBP family intramembrane glutamic endopeptidase → MRQEWEMFDERTLRKHLYFTQVVVALIAMAGSIFLYEWPEFVAILQMPGWQSFLMAIVVAALVAAIGFLMDRWLPHHWTDDGEINKRIFQGLPLLPTAALCLSIGAAEEWLFRGVVQPLIGNVWTSLVFTVIHFRYFGKPVLLISVFVTSYVLGMLFDQTGSLIPPITAHALINFFSAILMQKEYRRKNR, encoded by the coding sequence GTGAGACAGGAGTGGGAAATGTTTGATGAGCGCACCCTTCGCAAGCATCTCTACTTTACCCAGGTGGTAGTGGCGTTGATCGCCATGGCGGGTTCCATTTTTCTTTATGAATGGCCCGAATTTGTAGCCATCCTGCAAATGCCCGGCTGGCAGTCATTTTTGATGGCGATCGTCGTTGCAGCACTTGTGGCGGCGATCGGATTTTTGATGGATCGCTGGCTCCCTCATCACTGGACGGATGATGGGGAAATCAACAAGCGAATCTTTCAAGGACTTCCGCTGCTTCCCACCGCTGCGCTTTGCCTGTCTATCGGTGCGGCGGAAGAGTGGCTTTTTCGCGGTGTTGTACAGCCGCTGATCGGGAATGTTTGGACAAGTCTTGTGTTTACCGTGATTCACTTTCGCTATTTTGGCAAACCAGTTCTGCTGATCAGCGTCTTTGTGACCAGCTATGTGCTCGGTATGCTATTTGACCAGACAGGCAGTCTGATTCCGCCGATAACAGCACACGCGTTGATCAACTTCTTTTCTGCAATCTTGATGCAAAAAGAATACCGCCGGAAAAATAGATAA
- a CDS encoding polysaccharide deacetylase family protein → MHKLVMTACSILLLTACSTPPAVSQPPSTDQKSADSSSPVSQDQEGGRQSEPDAEPARFYGPPADIKPSPVDETPSGNYIINPTNYTIVNQDLPEDKIVLLTFDDGPTGEATMDLLDVLDRHQAKSIWFVNGLQLATKKEDGSFTIKEEKAALLKEIHKRGHLIGNHTWWHENLRKLPPERQQEEILSTSAVIEQIIGEKPKYFRPPFGAYTDVSKTVCAQQGMQSMNWSVGSLDWDAAVYKHPGQITQQVLSNVHRGGNILFHDRTWTAQELDNVLSGLTKAGYRFVIPTDDKPS, encoded by the coding sequence TTGCACAAACTAGTCATGACAGCCTGCTCCATCCTGCTGCTCACCGCCTGCTCTACTCCCCCGGCGGTCAGTCAACCGCCGTCCACGGATCAAAAGTCGGCGGATTCGAGCTCCCCGGTTTCGCAAGATCAAGAAGGTGGCCGACAATCTGAACCAGATGCGGAGCCTGCACGCTTCTACGGACCACCCGCTGATATAAAGCCCAGTCCCGTCGACGAAACACCATCGGGGAATTATATCATTAATCCAACCAATTATACAATTGTTAATCAAGACCTGCCAGAAGATAAGATCGTCCTGCTAACGTTTGACGACGGTCCAACAGGAGAGGCCACCATGGACTTACTAGACGTTTTGGATCGCCATCAGGCCAAATCTATCTGGTTTGTCAACGGATTGCAGTTGGCCACCAAGAAAGAAGACGGAAGCTTTACCATAAAAGAGGAGAAGGCAGCACTGCTAAAAGAGATCCATAAGCGCGGCCATTTGATCGGTAATCACACTTGGTGGCACGAAAACTTGCGGAAATTGCCCCCGGAACGTCAACAGGAGGAAATCCTCAGTACCAGTGCGGTGATTGAACAGATTATCGGTGAAAAACCGAAATACTTTCGTCCGCCGTTTGGAGCCTATACCGATGTTTCCAAAACGGTCTGTGCCCAACAAGGCATGCAGTCGATGAATTGGTCGGTCGGCTCATTGGACTGGGATGCAGCTGTCTACAAACATCCTGGTCAAATCACCCAGCAAGTACTGTCCAACGTCCACCGTGGTGGAAACATCCTGTTCCACGATCGAACCTGGACGGCACAAGAACTGGACAACGTACTGAGCGGGCTGACGAAAGCAGGGTACCGTTTTGTCATCCCGACAGACGATAAGCCATCCTAA
- a CDS encoding RecQ family ATP-dependent DNA helicase, translating into MGKDADLLIETLARHYGHSSFRPGQRELIEIILKRENALGLLATGGGKSLTYQLPSLILPQLTLVVTPLISLMIDQVQKLRQRGRRDATYINSTLRPEEIRQQLQEIRAGRYKLLYISPEKLQHTAVIRILKERGVSLVAIDEAHCISQWGHDFRTDYLRLPEVVEALGSPPVLAVTATATTEVSDEICRLFQISPNHLVKQELNRTNIAYDVLDVQSEREKQEHLLSLISGLHGSGIVYCSTRQAVEQVVACCREAGFTSVHGYHGGMEAMERALIQEQFLRNKLRVIIATNAFGLGIDKPDIRFVLHYHFPASLEAYVQEVGRIGRDGQPGYAGLLYLPEDVMIHQRLIAGETLSGDDVERFVQLVAAAGERGGRISFEELHGILGVGENQMRALFFYAERVGVVEQVVQIRESFQFHSCPVSLPDAVRQITGHLSNIQQSKQEKLGAIVSWLQQESCLRQQISGYFGEDGAADYDISCCSSCGLDRSFFCLPTQADVREPVEEWRLEQALAELLGEKMAIGGQK; encoded by the coding sequence ATGGGGAAGGATGCCGACTTGCTGATCGAAACTCTTGCCCGTCACTATGGCCACTCTTCATTTCGACCGGGTCAGCGGGAATTGATCGAAATCATTCTAAAAAGGGAAAACGCATTGGGATTATTGGCGACCGGTGGTGGCAAATCGTTAACCTATCAACTGCCTTCCCTGATTCTGCCCCAGCTGACGCTGGTGGTCACCCCGTTAATCTCTTTAATGATCGATCAGGTGCAAAAACTGCGCCAACGGGGAAGACGAGACGCGACCTACATCAACAGCACATTGCGGCCCGAGGAAATCAGGCAGCAGTTGCAGGAGATCAGGGCGGGACGTTACAAGCTGCTATACATCTCACCAGAGAAACTGCAGCACACTGCGGTGATCAGAATTCTAAAGGAACGAGGTGTCTCTTTGGTGGCGATCGACGAAGCGCATTGTATCTCGCAGTGGGGTCATGACTTTCGTACGGATTACCTCCGGCTTCCTGAGGTGGTGGAAGCGCTTGGCTCGCCGCCTGTCCTGGCAGTGACGGCGACTGCCACAACCGAGGTTTCGGATGAGATCTGTCGGCTGTTTCAGATTTCTCCCAACCATCTGGTTAAACAGGAATTAAACCGTACCAATATTGCTTATGATGTGCTTGATGTACAGTCGGAGCGGGAGAAACAGGAACATCTGTTATCGCTGATTTCCGGACTGCACGGGTCTGGAATCGTATACTGCAGCACCCGTCAGGCGGTGGAACAAGTGGTGGCGTGTTGCCGGGAAGCGGGGTTCACCAGCGTGCACGGGTATCATGGCGGGATGGAGGCGATGGAGAGGGCACTGATTCAAGAACAGTTCCTCCGCAACAAGCTTCGTGTGATCATCGCGACCAATGCATTTGGGCTGGGCATCGACAAACCGGACATTCGCTTTGTCCTTCACTATCATTTTCCGGCTAGTCTGGAAGCGTATGTGCAGGAGGTAGGGCGGATCGGGAGGGATGGCCAACCGGGGTATGCCGGACTGCTTTATTTGCCGGAGGACGTCATGATCCATCAACGACTGATTGCTGGTGAGACCTTATCTGGCGATGATGTTGAGAGATTTGTCCAACTGGTTGCTGCAGCGGGAGAAAGAGGTGGCAGAATCTCTTTCGAGGAACTCCACGGGATTCTGGGCGTTGGTGAGAATCAGATGCGGGCGCTGTTCTTTTACGCTGAGCGGGTCGGAGTGGTGGAGCAGGTTGTACAGATCAGAGAGAGCTTCCAGTTTCATTCCTGTCCCGTCAGCCTTCCGGACGCGGTTCGCCAGATTACTGGACACCTCTCAAACATCCAACAATCCAAACAGGAAAAATTAGGTGCGATTGTTTCCTGGCTGCAGCAGGAAAGCTGTTTGCGGCAGCAGATCAGCGGCTACTTTGGCGAGGATGGTGCAGCTGATTACGACATCAGCTGCTGCTCTTCTTGTGGGCTGGATCGTTCGTTTTTCTGCCTTCCAACCCAAGCGGACGTACGGGAACCGGTGGAGGAGTGGCGCTTGGAGCAGGCATTGGCAGAGCTGCTAGGAGAAAAAATGGCGATAGGTGGTCAAAAGTGA
- the serA gene encoding phosphoglycerate dehydrogenase — MYKVLISDPLSEQGIQKLLDAPDVEVVRQTNLSPSDLLAVIGEYDALLVRSQTQVTAEVLAAGKRLKAVGRAGVGVDNIDLAAATQAGIVVINAPDGNTISTAEHSFAMLMAVARNIPQAHKKLVDGTWDRKSFQGVELNGKTLGVIGMGRIGSEVAKRAKAFNMKVIGYDPFLTDERAQKLGVINGSIDDILREADFITVHTPLIKETHHLISSAEFAKAKTGLRIVNCARGGIIDEKALYEAILSGKVAGAALDVYEEEPPVDNPLIGLPQVVTTPHLGASTVEAQENVAIDVSEELLKVLREQPFKNAVNLPSIPAHVMEQVQPYFDLGEKLGSFLAQVTVGSLQEITITYSGELADVDTSPLTRTILKGILAFRLGDEVNFVNAPHLAKVREINVTEQKSSQSRGFTNLLTVAITTNLETRIVAGTRLNGYGPRIVKIDNYTIDLAPEGQLLYIHHNDRPGVIGRVGSILGSNEVNIATMQVGRRDVGGDAIMVLTVDKALSAELLDTLGELGEITSVTQIEL; from the coding sequence ATGTATAAAGTATTGATTAGCGATCCGTTAAGCGAACAAGGGATTCAGAAACTGCTGGATGCACCTGACGTAGAAGTGGTAAGACAGACGAACCTCTCCCCCAGCGATCTGCTGGCAGTAATCGGCGAGTACGACGCACTGCTGGTGCGGAGCCAAACCCAGGTGACCGCCGAAGTGCTTGCCGCCGGCAAGCGGCTCAAGGCGGTCGGACGAGCCGGGGTTGGAGTGGACAATATCGACCTGGCAGCCGCAACCCAAGCAGGTATTGTCGTGATCAATGCACCGGATGGAAATACGATCTCTACAGCAGAACACTCCTTTGCCATGCTGATGGCGGTTGCTCGCAACATCCCGCAAGCCCACAAGAAGCTGGTGGACGGAACGTGGGACCGCAAGAGCTTCCAGGGTGTCGAGCTGAACGGAAAAACGCTCGGTGTCATCGGGATGGGGCGGATCGGTTCGGAGGTTGCCAAGCGAGCCAAGGCATTTAACATGAAAGTGATTGGGTACGACCCCTTCTTGACGGATGAAAGGGCCCAAAAGCTGGGAGTGATCAACGGCTCCATCGACGACATTCTTCGTGAAGCCGACTTCATCACCGTACACACCCCGCTCATCAAAGAGACACACCATCTGATCAGCTCGGCTGAGTTTGCCAAGGCTAAAACCGGCCTCCGCATTGTCAACTGCGCTCGCGGCGGGATCATCGACGAGAAGGCGCTCTATGAAGCGATTCTCAGCGGCAAAGTCGCCGGTGCGGCCCTTGATGTGTATGAAGAAGAACCGCCCGTGGACAACCCGCTGATCGGTTTGCCGCAAGTGGTAACGACACCCCACCTAGGGGCATCTACGGTTGAAGCACAGGAAAACGTAGCCATCGATGTCTCCGAAGAACTGCTGAAGGTACTTCGGGAACAGCCCTTTAAAAATGCGGTCAACCTCCCGTCTATACCTGCACACGTCATGGAACAGGTTCAGCCATACTTCGATCTCGGCGAAAAACTGGGCAGCTTTCTCGCTCAAGTGACGGTAGGTTCTCTGCAGGAAATTACGATTACGTACAGTGGGGAACTGGCAGATGTGGATACTTCTCCGCTTACTCGAACAATATTAAAAGGAATCCTCGCATTCCGCCTGGGTGACGAGGTAAACTTCGTCAACGCCCCTCATCTGGCCAAAGTGCGCGAAATCAATGTAACCGAACAGAAATCATCGCAAAGCCGCGGGTTTACCAACTTGCTGACAGTGGCGATTACCACCAATCTGGAAACGCGAATCGTGGCCGGAACCCGCCTGAACGGTTATGGCCCACGAATCGTAAAAATTGACAACTACACGATCGACCTGGCCCCTGAAGGACAACTGCTCTATATCCACCACAATGACCGACCAGGGGTAATTGGACGGGTCGGGAGTATTCTCGGCTCCAACGAGGTTAACATCGCTACGATGCAGGTTGGCCGACGTGATGTAGGCGGAGATGCGATCATGGTTCTCACCGTTGACAAGGCGCTCTCTGCAGAATTATTGGATACGCTAGGAGAACTTGGTGAGATCACCAGTGTTACCCAGATCGAACTGTGA
- a CDS encoding genetic competence negative regulator yields the protein MRVERLGQDKIRIFLTFDDLSERGIEKEDMWRDIPKVHELFNDMMEQAYQELGFEVSGPVAVEVFALPAQGMVVIVTRGKTGSTSDKEDEYDDDVYEMEVTLEESDLIIYAFRDFEHMVEAAHRINAMLTSGGTCYFYQGKYFLVLEEVDLDQERYQRLIAILSEYGEATPTTVYVLEECGKVVIQDDAVKEICRHFL from the coding sequence ATGCGTGTAGAGCGCCTTGGCCAAGACAAGATACGGATCTTTCTTACATTTGACGATCTATCGGAACGAGGCATAGAGAAAGAAGATATGTGGCGTGATATTCCAAAAGTTCATGAGCTGTTCAACGATATGATGGAACAGGCCTATCAGGAGTTGGGCTTTGAAGTATCGGGACCAGTCGCCGTTGAGGTATTCGCCTTGCCAGCACAGGGAATGGTCGTGATCGTAACCAGAGGCAAGACCGGCTCAACCAGCGACAAGGAAGATGAGTACGACGATGACGTATATGAAATGGAAGTGACGCTTGAAGAAAGCGATTTAATCATATATGCCTTCCGCGATTTTGAACATATGGTGGAAGCTGCTCATCGGATCAATGCGATGCTGACCAGTGGCGGCACCTGCTATTTCTACCAGGGCAAGTATTTCCTCGTTCTGGAAGAGGTTGATCTGGATCAAGAGCGTTATCAACGCTTGATTGCCATCCTGTCCGAATACGGTGAGGCAACTCCTACGACCGTTTACGTGTTGGAGGAGTGCGGCAAGGTTGTCATTCAGGATGACGCTGTAAAAGAGATCTGTAGGCATTTTTTGTAA